One Trichosurus vulpecula isolate mTriVul1 chromosome 7, mTriVul1.pri, whole genome shotgun sequence genomic region harbors:
- the RPL10A gene encoding 60S ribosomal protein L10a, whose amino-acid sequence MSSKVSRDTLYEAVREVLHGTQRKRRKFLETVELQISLKNYDPQKDKRFSGTVRLKSTPRPKFSVCVLGDQQHCDEAKAVEIPHMDIEALKKLNKNKKLVKKLAKKYDAFLASESLIKQIPRILGPGLNKAGKFPSLLTHNENMVAKVDEVKSTIKFQMKKVLCLAVAVGHVKMTDDELVYNIHLAVNFLVSLLKKNWQNVRALYIKSTMGKPQRLY is encoded by the exons ATGAG CAGCAAAGTCTCTCGGGACACTCTGTACGAGGCCGTGCGGGAGGTCCTGCATGGAACCCAGCGCAAACGGAGAAA GTTTTTGGAAACCGTGGAGCTGCAGATCAGCCTGAAGAACTACGACCCCCAGAAGGACAAGCGTTTCTCTGGCACCGTCAG GCTCAAATCCACCCCCCGACCTAAGTTTTCTGTGTGTGTGCTGGGAGACCAGCAGCACTGCGATGAAGCCAAGGCTGTAGAGATCCCCCACATGGACATCGAGGCCCTGAAGAAGTTAAATAAGAACAAGAAATTGGTCAAGAAGCTGG CTAAGAAGTATGATGCTTTTTTGGCCTCCGAGTCCTTGATCAAGCAAATCCCTCGGATCCTGGGCCCTGGTCTGAACAAAGCCGGCAAGTTTCCATCTCTGCTCACCCACAATGAGAATATGGTGGCAAAGGTTGATGAGGTTAAATCCACTATCAAGTTCCAGATGAAGAAG GTGCTGTGTCTGGCGGTGGCTGTTGGCCATGTGAAGATGACAGACGACGAGCTTGTCTACAACATCCATTTGGCCGTCAATTTCCTGGTTTCTCTGCTGAAGAAGAACTGGCAAAATGTGAGGGCATTGTATATCAAGAGCACCATGGGCAAGCCCCAGCGGCTCTATTAA
- the TEAD3 gene encoding transcriptional enhancer factor TEF-5 isoform X3 produces MKARCMVSSHLQVLARRKSREIQSKLKAMNLDQVSKDKALQSMASMSSAQIVSASVLQNKLSPPPPIPQAVFSAAASRFWSGPPLPGQQPGPSQDIKPFAQPAYPIQPPLPPTLTSYEPLAPLPPAASAVPVWQDRTIASTRLRLLEYSAFMEVQRDPDTYSKHLFVHIGQTNPAFTDPPLEAVDVRQIYDKFPEKKGGLKDLYEKGPPNAFFLVKFWADLNSTIQDGPGAFYGVSSQYSSADSMTISVSTKVCSFGKQVVEKVETEYARLENGRFVYRIHRSPMCEYMINFIHKLKHLPEKYMMNSVLENFTILQVVTSRDSQETLLVIAFVFEVSTSEHGAQHHVYKLVKD; encoded by the exons GCCATGAACTTG gaCCAGGTCTCCAAGGATAAGGCGCTCCAGAGTATGGCTTCTATGTCCTCAGCTCAGATTGTCTCAGCCAGCGTCTTGCAGAATAAACTCAGCCCGCCTCCCCCAATCCCCCAGGCAGTTTTCTCTGCCGCTGCTTCACGG TTCTGGAGCGGACCCCCTCTCCCGGGACAGCAGCCGGGACCCTCTCAGGA CATCAAACCCTTCGCACAGCCAGCCTACCCCATCCAGCCACCCTTGCCACCCACACTCACTA GTTACGAGCCCTTGGCCCCACTCCCACCAGCCGCCTCCGCCGTGCCCGTGTGGCAGGACCGCACCATCGCTTCCACTCGACTTCGGCTCCTAGAGTATTCAGCTTTCATGGAGGTGCAGCGAGATCCAGACACG TACAGCAAGCATCTGTTCGTGCACATTGGCCAGACCAATCCTGCCTTCACGGATCCTCCCCTGGAAGCGGTGGACGTTCGCCAGATCTATGACAAGTTCCCCGAGAAAAAGGGTGGACTGAAGGACCTGTATGAGAAGGGGCCACCTAATGCCTTCTTCCTTGTCAAGTTCTGG GCCGACCTGAATAGCACCATCCAGGACGGCCCCGGGGCTTTCTACGGTGTCAGCTCCCAGTACAGCTCAGCCGACAGCATGACCATCAGCGTCTCCACCAAGGTCTGCTCCTTCGGCAAGCAGGTCGTGGAGAAGGTGGAG ACGGAGTACGCGCGGCTGGAGAACGGCCGCTTTGTCTACCGCATCCACCGCTCCCCCATGTGTGAGTACATGATCAACTTTATCCACAAGCTGAAACACCTCCCGGAGAAGTACATGATGAACAGCGTCTTGGAGAATTTTACCATCCTGCAG GTAGTGACGAGTCGAGACTCCCAGGAGACCCTGCTGGTCATCGCCTTTGTCTTCGAAGTCTCCACCAGCGAGCATGGGGCCCAGCACCATGTCTACAAGCTGGTCAAGGACTAG
- the TEAD3 gene encoding transcriptional enhancer factor TEF-5 isoform X1 — protein MNLDQVSKDKALQSMASMSSAQIVSASVLQNKLSPPPPIPQAVFSAAASRFWSGPPLPGQQPGPSQDIKPFAQPAYPIQPPLPPTLTSYEPLAPLPPAASAVPVWQDRTIASTRLRLLEYSAFMEVQRDPDTYSKHLFVHIGQTNPAFTDPPLEAVDVRQIYDKFPEKKGGLKDLYEKGPPNAFFLVKFWADLNSTIQDGPGAFYGVSSQYSSADSMTISVSTKVCSFGKQVVEKVETEYARLENGRFVYRIHRSPMCEYMINFIHKLKHLPEKYMMNSVLENFTILQVVTSRDSQETLLVIAFVFEVSTSEHGAQHHVYKLVKD, from the exons ATGAACTTG gaCCAGGTCTCCAAGGATAAGGCGCTCCAGAGTATGGCTTCTATGTCCTCAGCTCAGATTGTCTCAGCCAGCGTCTTGCAGAATAAACTCAGCCCGCCTCCCCCAATCCCCCAGGCAGTTTTCTCTGCCGCTGCTTCACGG TTCTGGAGCGGACCCCCTCTCCCGGGACAGCAGCCGGGACCCTCTCAGGA CATCAAACCCTTCGCACAGCCAGCCTACCCCATCCAGCCACCCTTGCCACCCACACTCACTA GTTACGAGCCCTTGGCCCCACTCCCACCAGCCGCCTCCGCCGTGCCCGTGTGGCAGGACCGCACCATCGCTTCCACTCGACTTCGGCTCCTAGAGTATTCAGCTTTCATGGAGGTGCAGCGAGATCCAGACACG TACAGCAAGCATCTGTTCGTGCACATTGGCCAGACCAATCCTGCCTTCACGGATCCTCCCCTGGAAGCGGTGGACGTTCGCCAGATCTATGACAAGTTCCCCGAGAAAAAGGGTGGACTGAAGGACCTGTATGAGAAGGGGCCACCTAATGCCTTCTTCCTTGTCAAGTTCTGG GCCGACCTGAATAGCACCATCCAGGACGGCCCCGGGGCTTTCTACGGTGTCAGCTCCCAGTACAGCTCAGCCGACAGCATGACCATCAGCGTCTCCACCAAGGTCTGCTCCTTCGGCAAGCAGGTCGTGGAGAAGGTGGAG ACGGAGTACGCGCGGCTGGAGAACGGCCGCTTTGTCTACCGCATCCACCGCTCCCCCATGTGTGAGTACATGATCAACTTTATCCACAAGCTGAAACACCTCCCGGAGAAGTACATGATGAACAGCGTCTTGGAGAATTTTACCATCCTGCAG GTAGTGACGAGTCGAGACTCCCAGGAGACCCTGCTGGTCATCGCCTTTGTCTTCGAAGTCTCCACCAGCGAGCATGGGGCCCAGCACCATGTCTACAAGCTGGTCAAGGACTAG